DNA from Daphnia pulicaria isolate SC F1-1A chromosome 3, SC_F0-13Bv2, whole genome shotgun sequence:
tattttctctttttttccaaaatattcACACCCCAttggtttttcttccatcGATCTGCTcttgtctccttttttatatattgaaaaataataaggtTTTGACAACcccattttattttggactGACGTGTTTTTCATCGTCGACaatattttttcggttttctcTCCCTTCATTTTTATCATCTCCTCTTTAATATATGAAATGATTAATCGGAGAAAAAATGcctaatgtgtgtgtgtgcatgtatGTGTGTACGATTGTTTCCATGGAAACGGACCActcgaaaatgtttttttttccatctaatttttttaattcaatcattttttttgcatGTCTCGCGTTTAACGATACGGCTcgatgaatttatttttctcttcaaaacagcagcaacaacaaaaataattaaaaaaaaaatacaagggtttataatattttaaaaagaaatttgtttttatttctccgaACTTTGACCCGAAACTATTTCGAAAAAGGATCTGAAAAATCGGgtcgtcgtgtgtgtgtatataagaCTTTCACTGCCTCAAGCCGTTTGATGGCCcttaaagttttaaaaagtttctatttttcatcaGGTGTACGTTTGGCCGGTCAAGTCTGCACCGGTTTGCCCCCGCCATTGTTtgtcgaaataaaaaaggccttttgaaatgttgtttgtgtgtggaTAGAAAAGTCGGTTTCAAGTGCGCACACATTTTTCTTATcatattttcgtttttgagaGAGAAGAGTCTAGCTATATCGCCCCAGCAGAGCTCAGAgttgttgggttgttgttaTCTCTCGTCTCGGTCAAGGGTCAAGATTGAAACGGCCATGGAAGTCGCCGGCGAAGgccaaccaaaataaatttatcactCGGAAAAAATATGTATAAAAGCTGAGATCATTGACAGATGCGTGTCTGCCATTTTCTCCGTTAAATAAATACgtagaaacgagaaaaaaaaaaccactagCTAAAAACGTTTACATCTGATATACATACGTCAATAATAAGATaacctcttttttctctcttctctctcgttcgatttcgtgtgtgtgctgtgtgttcgTGGCCATCTGGAACGCAGACCCGTTGAAGGACGCGTTGGTACGCATTTGATGAGATCCGATTGTTATGTGACTACACGATCGTCCATTTTGTGATACAATTTTACGGATATTCAGCCtctcagaaaaaagaaaaagatttttgttccgttttttcttttcgagatGTTAACGAGAATTGCAGGAGGGAGATCGCATTATATGTCTATTAAACGTCACTGGAGACGCTTGTTGTGCGAGTTTGGCCCAGCGCAGCATATATTAGAACGTCCACCATtcaattgggggggggggggaccatactatattatatatatattacaacttgcattggaatcTTTTTCACGGGATTCAAATTGCTACAGGTCGACGTCGAGACACCAGACTCCCGGCTCGATCACGTTTCATATCGACGCCCCGTTTCGGATGACCGATTTCTTTTAGATTATTATGAAACTACTCGGCGAATTAATAATGGACTACTCTATTTGCTAAAAAAATATGGCTTTCAACTTAAATCATATTAACTGTGTATATACTCTGTCTGTATATGTAgattgtgcgtgtgtgtatatattggCCGAGGGTAAACAGTTTTTAGGGTGTCTGTtgataggggggggggggagagagaaaaaagagggtgGAGACCACGTGTTGAAGCCAGCGTCACGtacatttcaaaaaagtcCGGACACACTTGTTATCTCCGCAccctcctctttctttttcttttttttttcaaaaaataagggAGGGACACGTTATCTTTTACCAAATAATAgataaaaaacatattttttgattttttgacaaacaagaaattatttctcttttttctgaaTAAATGGCAGGTGAAacgttgttttgtgtttttataaTCCCATTAAATAGACCATGCGCACGTAATAGTCGCAGACGGAATAATTATTTATCGTCGAAAAGTATTTTAATCGAGTGACGCAGAGTGCAACGACTTTAAACTAGGCCATGATACACAGACATGTTACATATCCATTTCATCTGCCGAAATGTTGTAATGTCTTTTTATCTTTCGTTTTATATAAAATCGCCCGGACCgtggattttttgattgttgGCGCCGCATTCAAAAAGCTCTAAATCAGTTAATCAAGGTCGTTTTGATGTGAATATACGGGCCcatgcacagcacagcacacgaGACCGGATATTGGATCTGcagcagagaaaagaagagacaaaGTGGATCAATTGTGCTGCCGTttgagaagagagaaaaaagttggacgaCAATTGGCCTTGATTGATCAAGTGAGGGCGGGAAatgaattcaaacaaaaaataaaaaaagatgatgcggAAGGGCTGTGGCTCTCACGGGCGGAAGAACCTTGGCGGGACACACGGCTTGTGTCCTTTCCCGTTTTCCATAAAATCATCAAATGTGAccagactcttttttttttttgccaccaggaagttcttaaaaaaaccccatagaaaataaataataatatgtgCGAGCCGACGAAACTTTGTTTGAATCGTCGGCGATTGTTGTCCAAACTGGAGAtccttgaaaagaaaaatggcggcagcagcagcaacagcagagaGAATACAGAGAAAAACTGGGCGTGTGTGTCTGTATGTCAAGAGAGCGGGAATATCGGATGGCCTCGGGACTTGAACGCCATCTTCTCGCTCCCGAGCATTTCTAGAGACGCAATCCCAAggccgctgctgccgctgctgctgccatcccCCCGCAAAGAAATAACTGACGCTGCACGGCTATCCGACACTCTACTGCCTTAACAATTTCGACATCTTGTTTATAGTTTAGCccaacagaaataaaaatacgtgAAACCTAATGTTAATCCTCGTTAATTCTGTATTAACACCCCGATAAGATAATCACCAGTTGAACATACGGGGTTTAGGACATTCGAGTCACACAGCTATAGAGCAATCTATTTAAAACAGACATTTTGTTCCAAGGGTGGGGGTGGGGGAGAACTTCCCACGCAGAGTTTGACCCTATTTCTAAAACACatcaacagaagaagaagaagaagtgttttctttttcttggtacAAACTTCGAGGGGGCCATCCACCACCATCGAGCCCAGTTTGTAATGCGATACCGAAAACTCCGAGGGGGGGTGACTCTGCTGCTGGTCtctaaaggggggaaaaagagctgCTGTAACTGGAACAagttgaaatcaaattgatttttctctctttttctctttgttctaaatttaaaaagggagaaaagatttgactaTTTCGGTTTCTTTGGCGTATTGACCAAATTGTTTCACGAGCCACAATCACGCTGCCAAGTGACGTCACAGGGGCAGCACGTAGTACCACCTTTCACTGCCTGTGTGCAGTTAAAAGTTCTCTCTCGCTTGTAGTAGATGGGTAAACGCGGAACTGAATGCATTAGCGAGAgagaatcaaacaaaaagtgaTGACCATGAAGTGTCCCTCCCATCATCGCACGCAGTGGGGTATTACACAATCTATCGGGACTCCCGCACGACCAAGGCACGCTCCAAAATGAGCCAGagacactctctctctctctcaaaaagCCTTTGCTCAAGGTCTTTCCGCGTTCGTTCGAGATATTCTCCGCTAATGTGTTCAATGAATATGCAGCAATATGTGTCGTCGCTATCGCCattgtccagcagcagcagcagcagctcattaaatgaatttacaaatttatatGTATAATTCCcgaacgaaaagaaagaaaaaccggaTGTCAGACTTTTTATCGGGGAGGGGGGGATTGTTGGGCGTTTTCTCGGTTGAAACAGGAAGATTTCTCCTTGAAAATCAAgtcacacagcagcagcagcagcaacagcaaaagcgaagaagaagaagaagaagaaggagattttgttgttgttttttcgtcGTCCAAAAGCGTTCACAACTCCTCCCATCCTCTTTCCACGTTGTGTTACTACACGGGAGTCCCGGCAGCTGTCGGAGAGTCTGTGCGTGACCTTCACGTCCCGCACGCAACGCCCACTGCATCCTCCCAAACCGGCACCCgccgatttttcttttatttttccgttttattttcatttttattcacgCAACGCATTCTCTGTGTATTATTATGTTGTGTGTGCGTCTGCACATTTTACACAAgtcccccccccaccacttttttttcccgataacaacaacaaccccgtTGCGCCATTCGATGACGTCGCCATCTGGCGGCCATTCTCCAACTTTGTTGGAGGATTTCCAGGAAACGCttcgaagaaaaaaccaaaagttgTTGGAAGAAGCTTTTTTTCCCGAAATGTCTTAATGCtccatcacattttttttttttcgaaaaaaaacaaaataaaacaaaataaaaaccccaCGTGATTGGACGTCGGGCCAGTACAATCTTGTTCATTCACTCCCTCGTGTAAATGTGTGTGAATGTATGCCCCCAAAAGATTGACCCACTAAGAATATCTCTTTGGattcgtttttctctctctctcttctctctcgtcGTATTTTATTCGACATTATTATTGTATGTGTATAGTATATCGCTAGAAAGTCGGAGAAAATACAAGCAAGCTACATGCCAAAGTGAAGGGAGACTCATCAGCATTCAAAAGGTGGTGATGGTCCCTTCACGAGGATGATGATACCAGTCACCTTATATAATACAACACCAGAAGCGTGAgctagtagcagcagcagatacGATATATACACCTTTAAAAGGGAACGGCAGTCGCAATTAGATTGGGGTCATCTGTCGAGGGGAGAGTTCTCTATGGCACAAGAGAGAGATGTCtgtattctttctttctttatgtaTACATGTGTAACCTCATCACCTCGTTTCCTCTTCCCATTTCCCGGCCTGAAATGGCCAGTCAAGTggaacgacacacacacacacaacattcaTATCCGTATTCCTTGGACCAGCGTCTCATTGGATTTGATTGTAACTCCCCGACCGTACGCCAAGCTATGCTATGGATAATACGGTAGACTTGTTTCCGGGTATAATGTGCCATTTCCGCAAAAAATAGAAGGGAAAGATTACAATAttcgcaacaacaaaaatatgaaGGACGGCCGTGAGGAGGCCAGACAGCAGCACACTAATAAACCTGTCTTATTCTATTAAGGAAAAAACTTTGTTGCGGATAAAAATTCCCCTTGCCAATTGTTTGTCGAGGTGAACTATAACCGGCTTGTCTCCAGGGCCATCATTTATAAGTCTAAGGTTATCACAAAATACAATCACTCCATCCTACAGTTACATTCTAATGTTCTTGACTGTATCCATTCTTTTTACGACCTAAATGAGTGCGATTTTATCGCCAAGTTTCAGCCCGTCGATTCGTCTTCCTTTTGACGAAAATatactttctctttttggaaATGCTGGGTTTTTCTTCGTGAAACGACAGGCTATATTATTCCCTTATCAGACGTTTCGGATTTCGGCTTTACCTactttctttgattttagCGCGGAGCGATCAACACGACATCTAGGCAGAAATATTTTAACCAACTGTTTTTTAGCAGACGAATCAACAAGTGACAACACAAGGTCTACCACGTGAGTCGTGACTGTCATCAATAGCCATGgaaattggaaatatttcacccCTAAAAAAGGAATCAATTATTTGGTTACCTGGACCTTTAACGCATGAAATCTCCGAAAAATTAAGTATGTCTATTTCATTAAATACATATCAACGAATTCTCCTCATGTGTTTCCGTTTTCATCATAGGAAGAACTACTACAAATGATGATAATAAGTTGGAAGACAGAGATTTAACAAATTGCCTTAATATATTACTGGACCCGCTTTctaaaaaacatttggatGTGTTAAAAAAGGTGACAATaacatgtttttaaaatttcaagtcGGTTACTAATTCTGTGTTCTTTGGGACAGATAACACGAAATCTTGTGACTTATACCTCATCCAATTTATGGCCTTTACTTCTGGAAATTGTGATTAATGGACTCTATTATTGTCATTCAAATCACATAGTCAAGTCTTCCATAAATGGACTTGTTAGACATTTACCAGATAGCAACATTGGTCTTGTGTCATCGATTGTTCAAGAAAAAATGGCCGAGATGAATGGGGTTGAACTGGTGGCAGCCTTAATTCAGTCAGATTTTGGAAGTAAAGTGATTATCAACCATATTGATTGTGTTGTAAACTTTTTCACATCATTTCTTAATCAACTATCTATGGAAGTTCAACTCCTGAAACCAACAACTGAAATAGCCAAACTGCACTCCAACATTCATTCATTGTCTAGAACTCTGCTATCTGTTTTTAAGCTGATTAAAATCAACAGTGTTACAGAACAAAGTCAAGaacttttaaattcaattacttTGGTCTTAAATCTGAAAGGAATTCCATTGGAGGTTCAAGGGAACTgctcaaaaattctttttctcttggtAAAGCAACAGAATAATGGAATGAAATGTGTAATTGAGAagataaaaatggaaaaagaacacAGCTTCAGTACGTTGGTACAGCTTGAAAATACCGTTTCGATTCGACTTAATCTCTCAATTGCTCTTCTTACGAGCCTGGAAGTGAACGAATTATTGCAAATTCATCAACCCTATGGCACTTTGATTGGTGGGGTGATTCTTCCAATTCTGCTGAATTTTAGTGATGGGTAACTATTTTAAGATTAAAAATAAcacgacatttttaaaattattttttatttcagattaaATGAAACGGAATTGGCTTTGTTAACGGCTCGCTTTGTAGAACAGTGGCAACGCAAATGTTACGAGTGTTTTGTTGCCCATCATTCACCTTTCCTGGCAGGAGAATGGAATGCAGCAAGTGATCGACTGCTGGAAATCATGCTAAATGGCCTCGAACACCAAATAGATGTTGTTCGTCACACATCTAAAGAAGCGTTTCTCTATAACCTGAAAACCTATGTTCTTCTCAAAAGTATGTCAAATCTCTCGCGCCACTTCTTCAATTGCAATCATTTCTACCTTTTGATAGGTGATGTCGACCGAATTGTGAAAACCATTTTGGATATGCCacgattcaaaaaatccaaatacaTGGCACTTGCTTGCCTTGCCAAAACTGAACTCGTTCCAGTTCTCTTGCGCGCTGAACACAATCTGGCCGAGGAACTTCTTAACGTGGCCAAAGATGTTGATCTCTCTAGTCAGGTATTatacaatttcaatttaatcgcttgtatattttttaaattataaaggTTATGTGTCCAATTGTAGGCCAAAGAGGTATTCAACCTGTTGATGTTTCAAAAAATGGAACACACTGATGAATGGATGACGCATTGGTTATACCCTCTTCTCAACGCCATGGAGAAACATCCCAACGGGCAGAGTTTTGAAAGTTCGTTGgtagaattattaaaaatgcaTCCGGAGATTATTTACAACGTGGAAACATGGTGCCAAGTAGACCGCCCATCTCGTCTCGCTGTATACATAACGGCTTTGCTGGCCTGTAGAAAACTCGGCTTATTTGCCACCGACATCGACGCTCCACAAGAAAAAGTGTGGAACAATGCACTTAAAGTGGACGTCTTGGAACAGGCGTTGGACCATTACGACGGAAAAgtacaataaattttttttgtttttctcgaaTTGATATTTTAACCATGTTTTATTCAGCTGCGTTTAAACGCTCTTGGTATCATCATCGAAGGACCGAAAACTTTGTATTCACGTTTGGAGATTGAGTGGATTCGCCAGTTCATCTCACGAAATATGATTAATTCTAATGCTGCATTTCGCCAACAACTCTGTGCTTAtatgaaaaaggtttttcaatATCAGTAGTTCGAATGCAAAACGTTatgtaacaattttttttcatagtttcttttgaaattaaaaaatggcagTGTACCGCTTAGTAACCGGAATGAAACGATAGTGGCCAATTATCGGGAATTCGTGACCTGGATCATTAGTAAATGTCTGACTGATTTAGGGCCTGCTTCTAGTTTTTCTCGTCGTTTCCTTTCACTGCAATTCCTCAAATTGGTTCATGAAACGATTGGATTGGAAATGAACCCCAGTGGCTTAAATGTGACACCTACTCTAGGCCTGTCTGCTGTTTCCTCGCTTGTCGATTGCTTTTTCGACTCCTATGATGTCAACAAGGAACTTGCTCTGGATCTTTTGCAGTCACCGCGTATCGTAACTCTCATCAGTCAAGTATaccattaaaaaaagtaaGTCTGTTATTAGATATTAAATGGTTTCCCTCTATTTAGGATCCTAAAGGTGAAGAGCTGATTGATTTCTACTGGGAGTCGAGTCTAGCGTTAAGTCAAAGTCTACGATCAGCTGATACCGTAGCTGCCGGCTTCTTTTTCCGTTGGCTAATTCATCTCAAGATGACGAAAATTGACGTGCAATTGCAGCCTAGGTAAgtctaattttaaaatatctttTTGAATAAGTTGCACACGTAAAACGGAAATGTATTGAACGATTTGCGTGTATCACATATAAAAGTATTACGGCGTAGTGTTTGACAAGTAAAGCAGTATGcgtttaaataatatttttcgaaTCGTAATGAATCACTGGGTTGACGAGATTTAATGTTTACCATCATCTTGCGTCGGCCGTCGGCGTTTCGCTTTTCAAACTTCGATGTCGAATGGGTTGGCCGTAGATCCGATTTCGAATGGCATGCAGGCGCATCCAGCGCGTACAAATTGGTGTCCGTATTCGCCCGTGTCGCCAAAGAAGACTTCGGTGCGTACTTTGAGCTGGACGCATTGGCGACTGTAGCCGCACGATCTGCAACTGCGGCACACCTGTTCGACGATGCGTCTAGGTATCCGCCGGGCTTCGTAGTTCTCCAACCATTCAAACGGGCAGGAGGCTTGGTGTCCTATTTGGCTCTCCACGTGGTAGGCTAGAGTGTTGCAGGATCGACGAGATCCGTCGACTTCAACCGATCTCAGCGAACGCTTGTTGGTTCGCTGCGTGGCCCACAGACTGGAATGGTTCTTAGGATTTAGGTGGATCCCTCCGGACGATAATGGGTTGATAGCTGGATGTTGTCCCGTTGGTGACGATGCGGATTCGAATGTAGTGGCTGACAGACCGTCGTGGGTGGCCATAGCGATCCCCAGCAAGATGAACGCCAAAAGTCGTTTCTTGGGGAAAAATTGGTCCATCGAGAGAAATGTTGATACTTCGGGTATGTGGAAGCCGGTTGGTATCTGAATGACGATACATCTGCTACTCGCTGCTACTTTTATAGGACGACTTCAAGACTTGATTCACTTGTTTCCACTACTTTTCGTGGGTTCGTACCAAGTATCCGCCCAACTCCCTTTTTTCGCTCCACGTGTATATTGCGCAGGATCACTTTCAATTTGTCACTCCTACGCGACGTATAATATCCAAGGCGAATTCACCTTTttccacttttctttctttttctttttaaattataaattgGCTTCTGATTTCCCCGTTCCTCTAGACTTTTTCCCCGAAAAATTTATAGGCTTGAACCGAGAATGAACCCAATCTCTGCCGCGCTCATCGCTTTATGGTTGTGTTAGCGCTATTTATCTTTCTATCTAACTAATTTCCAAATTAATTTGGATTTTGTCAAGTAAGCTAGTGCCTATTTGCCTGTCTTGAGTCTGTACCAGGTTTTCCGAAAGTTTAACTGAGCCCGGAAGTCGCAACACTCTAAAATACCGAGTTTTATGTACCTACAAACGATTTAGTGTGGGACAGTCATTGAAGCTAAACCTAATTGAACTTGATGAACAATTGGTTAtagtttttaaatgaaaaaaaaaatacttttataCCAATCCACACTAACAACGTCTGAACAGGACGAGACTTAGTGATTTactgttggttttttgttggTCTGTCAAATGATTTGGGTTGCACATCAGTGGCCGCTCGTATGTAGCGACGAAGGGTCATTGGAGTGTCTGCCGGGGATTTTTATGTTGAGCTTCGAGCAGAGCAAACGCTTGTTGATTAAACAGAAGCAGTTTTTCGTGTTCACTTTCGGTTAGTATTCATTGACATTTTCCagactgattttatttttatcgcgcACCAGGTAGCCTTCTGACGGATTCGCGGATAAGAATACCTGAGGGAGGCTCTAAATTGAGATAGCCctaaaagtttaagaaaacaaatttcacagTTGTTTGGAtctattttggtttttatgttggTTACCAAGAAACTGctcttattttatattttaagcgTTGAACGAAATGCCATAAACTTTTGCTCAGAATAACGAAATATTTTAGCTTTTGAAGGATGAAACTTGGAGGGGTTTCCCCTCCTGaatacaagaaaatgaaaacgttttctttttgaaacttATCTGTCGTCAAACAAGATTTTTGGTTTCTCATTATAAAAGAAATGTAATGGAGGCGATTTTGAAACCGGAAAACGTCAGAtaatttcttgttgttgtctaAAAATTTGACAGCCAAAATATTTGGAGTTCGTCTAATATTTTTAGCTTTTATCGATTTCAGAAATATCTGGTCGTTTCAGACGAGGAACACTTTTGTTTTGATGAACCAACTAATGCGGATGTTGAAAGGTCAACTGGACGCTGCACGGGGAAGTCTGGGCCGTTTGGCCATTGACGCCCCTATATATGGATTGCTCTCGTCGGTCCGACTCTTGTTAAATGATCAACAGCTTCGGTAGGCcattagaaatttaaaaattctgcTTGCAATTAATAAAGTGGTGAATTTCAGGGATGATGGTCTGAAAGATGAGGTATGGGAATCCATTCTTTTGGACGTGATAGACGTTTGTTTCGAAGCCAGCGCTATTGCATCGCCAGTCGTCACTTGTGACTCCCCCGAAGGATTTCTTCCTGGTTgtgttcattattattttatttaatcttgTTTTACTATCCTGATCGAATTGAcacatagttttttttttacagatgcTTCCGATTTTCCTTCACAACAATTGAATGCACAAACACTACTAGTATCTAGTTGGCGTTCCGTGAAGGAGGTAATACATTTAAATGTaatcaaatcaatgaataaatcgacgaaatattttttacttcttcaaATAGGTGGCTCTTTTGTTTGgccaaatttcttctttgatgcTTGGAACGGATTTTCGAGGCATGAAAGATAATGGCGACGTGATTCTCAAAATGGGATTGCATCTAAAAATGCTATTGCTGGAAACCAAACATCGAGGCGCTTTCGAACAAGTTTATTGCGGTTTTTCACAACTCTCTTACGCCCTTGCGAAGTAATGATTGTAGACATAAATATTAgaattgtttcaattttgaatgtatGTTTTGTGTAGGAGTTCCCGGCTGGAGTTTCATAAACTTCCTGCAGTCTGGCTACTGAATATTGTTCGTGATTTAAAAGATAACGAGTCTGCTGCCAAGTTGTGTGCTACCCGACGTTCGGCCGGCCTTCCGTTTGTTTTTCAGGTAAATGCTCATTCCGTGAACTAGCtagttttattttgtgatgTTGTGGGAAAGTTAGGCCCTattcaaagaatttaaattattgtaGCTCAATGCAAAAGTTGCGATTTCAAACGAAACACTCAGGATAGTACGTGTGTAGCACATGAGTTCATGGGTTGTTTCCTGTTAATCTATTTAATTCTCGAATTCTATATAGGCCATTCTTTCGCCAGAGGTAGAAATAGGAAATGGGAAATTGTTCGCAACGACAATGGAATCTCTGCTGGAGATAGCAGCCAGTGAGAAAGCAAGTGAATGTCGGATTCATGCACTAAATATTCTACGCAATCTCTACCGAGAATCTCGCCTCAATCAAGTGATTGGACCTTATGTTGCGCGAGGATTAATTTTATCTATAACTGGTTTCGAGGCTCCAGATTGGCCGGTAAGATTTTTAAtgcgtttttcttgtttagttTTCTTCGAAATCAAACAAGTTATTCTTCCATTGAAGGAACGTAATTCGTCTACACTGCTGTTCAGCGCCCTGATGACGCGCATATTTGGGGtcccaaaatccaaaaatgactttcaaaagaaaaacagtttgA
Protein-coding regions in this window:
- the LOC124328970 gene encoding thyroid adenoma-associated protein homolog isoform X2 encodes the protein MEIGNISPLKKESIIWLPGPLTHEISEKLRRTTTNDDNKLEDRDLTNCLNILLDPLSKKHLDVLKKITRNLVTYTSSNLWPLLLEIVINGLYYCHSNHIVKSSINGLVRHLPDSNIGLVSSIVQEKMAEMNGVELVAALIQSDFGSKVIINHIDCVVNFFTSFLNQLSMEVQLLKPTTEIAKLHSNIHSLSRTLLSVFKLIKINSVTEQSQELLNSITLVLNLKGIPLEVQGNCSKILFLLVKQQNNGMKCVIEKIKMEKEHSFSTLVQLENTVSIRLNLSIALLTSLEVNELLQIHQPYGTLIGGVILPILLNFSDGLNETELALLTARFVEQWQRKCYECFVAHHSPFLAGEWNAASDRLLEIMLNGLEHQIDVVRHTSKEAFLYNLKTYVLLKSDVDRIVKTILDMPRFKKSKYMALACLAKTELVPVLLRAEHNLAEELLNVAKDVDLSSQAKEVFNLLMFQKMEHTDEWMTHWLYPLLNAMEKHPNGQSFESSLVELLKMHPEIIYNVETWCQVDRPSRLAVYITALLACRKLGLFATDIDAPQEKVWNNALKVDVLEQALDHYDGKLRLNALGIIIEGPKTLYSRLEIEWIRQFISRNMINSNAAFRQQLCAYMKKFLLKLKNGSVPLSNRNETIVANYREFVTWIISKCLTDLGPASSFSRRFLSLQFLKLVHETIGLEMNPSGLNVTPTLGLSAVSSLVDCFFDSYDVNKELALDLLQSPRIVTLISQDPKGEELIDFYWESSLALSQSLRSADTVAAGFFFRWLIHLKMTKIDVQLQPRNIWSFQTRNTFVLMNQLMRMLKGQLDAARGSLGRLAIDAPIYGLLSSVRLLLNDQQLRDDGLKDEVWESILLDVIDVCFEASAIASPVVTCDSPEGFLPDASDFPSQQLNAQTLLVSSWRSVKEVALLFGQISSLMLGTDFRGMKDNGDVILKMGLHLKMLLLETKHRGAFEQVYCGFSQLSYALAKSSRLEFHKLPAVWLLNIVRDLKDNESAAKLCATRRSAGLPFVFQAILSPEVEIGNGKLFATTMESLLEIAASEKASECRIHALNILRNLYRESRLNQVIGPYVARGLILSITGFEAPDWPERNSSTLLFSALMTRIFGVPKSKNDFQKKNSLTGRVFFQLYPSLYPFLLERLRSCVTDIENDGIHLHPSLFPMLVLLGRLHPSTCEFSDSAFQLEPFISLVHACGSSPVLKTRQLAAQALTPLLTPTTLASFLPKLLDSIPKCTYHNALHGTLLQIHYFVKDVQQWVEAHRVFQSLIDGTGKIVVLLSSCCHLIRYESSEILKLLLNSGIFRDSSIKDIILQTCLSELQCRNPIFHSEPFYPLSCQKLTALAVSGRNSTDAFELLNHPLGEVRLEVLQKLDFIDLSMLPTLKTIISDENESFECRTKALSLISRFKSDDNLLKWLLKLYRDETDDTFRCEALAVAGGVISSNDSSNILLLLEWSAYLVECVQSTSLFRHMVVETIAKCPRVLQFNKSLTASKEQGVILSNMWACLVNCIIDDEESIRSAAAAVVCDVYIGYWKQAQPAVAIEKALEYLVEYVGFHYSMEVIMLLTDIVLEEDEQPEGDSQSFETA
- the LOC124328970 gene encoding thyroid adenoma-associated protein homolog isoform X1, which translates into the protein MEIGNISPLKKESIIWLPGPLTHEISEKLRRTTTNDDNKLEDRDLTNCLNILLDPLSKKHLDVLKKITRNLVTYTSSNLWPLLLEIVINGLYYCHSNHIVKSSINGLVRHLPDSNIGLVSSIVQEKMAEMNGVELVAALIQSDFGSKVIINHIDCVVNFFTSFLNQLSMEVQLLKPTTEIAKLHSNIHSLSRTLLSVFKLIKINSVTEQSQELLNSITLVLNLKGIPLEVQGNCSKILFLLVKQQNNGMKCVIEKIKMEKEHSFSTLVQLENTVSIRLNLSIALLTSLEVNELLQIHQPYGTLIGGVILPILLNFSDGLNETELALLTARFVEQWQRKCYECFVAHHSPFLAGEWNAASDRLLEIMLNGLEHQIDVVRHTSKEAFLYNLKTYVLLKSDVDRIVKTILDMPRFKKSKYMALACLAKTELVPVLLRAEHNLAEELLNVAKDVDLSSQAKEVFNLLMFQKMEHTDEWMTHWLYPLLNAMEKHPNGQSFESSLVELLKMHPEIIYNVETWCQVDRPSRLAVYITALLACRKLGLFATDIDAPQEKVWNNALKVDVLEQALDHYDGKLRLNALGIIIEGPKTLYSRLEIEWIRQFISRNMINSNAAFRQQLCAYMKKFLLKLKNGSVPLSNRNETIVANYREFVTWIISKCLTDLGPASSFSRRFLSLQFLKLVHETIGLEMNPSGLNVTPTLGLSAVSSLVDCFFDSYDVNKELALDLLQSPRIVTLISQDPKGEELIDFYWESSLALSQSLRSADTVAAGFFFRWLIHLKMTKIDVQLQPRNIWSFQTRNTFVLMNQLMRMLKGQLDAARGSLGRLAIDAPIYGLLSSVRLLLNDQQLRDDGLKDEVWESILLDVIDVCFEASAIASPVVTCDSPEGFLPDASDFPSQQLNAQTLLVSSWRSVKEVALLFGQISSLMLGTDFRGMKDNGDVILKMGLHLKMLLLETKHRGAFEQVYCGFSQLSYALAKSSRLEFHKLPAVWLLNIVRDLKDNESAAKLCATRRSAGLPFVFQAILSPEVEIGNGKLFATTMESLLEIAASEKASECRIHALNILRNLYRESRLNQVIGPYVARGLILSITGFEAPDWPERNSSTLLFSALMTRIFGVPKSKNDFQKKNSLTGRVFFQLYPSLYPFLLERLRSCVTDIENDGIHLHPSLFPMLVLLGRLHPSTCEFSDSAFQLEPFISLVHACGSSPVLKTRQLAAQALTPLLTPTTLASFLPKLLDSIPKCTYHNALHGTLLQIHYFVKDVQQWVEAHRVFQSLIDGTGKIVVLLSSCCHLIRYESSEILKLLLNSGIFRDSSIKDIILQTCLSELQCRNPIFHSEPFYPLSCQKLTALAVSGRNSTDAFELLNHPLGEVRLEVLQKLDFIDLSMLPTLKTIISDENESFECRTKALSLISRFKSDDNLLKWLLKLYRDETDDTFRCEALAVAGGVISSNDSSNILLLLEWSAYLVECVQSTSLFRHMVVETIAKCPRVLQFNKSLTASKEQGVILSNMWACLVNCIIDDEESIRSAAAAVVCDVYIGYWKQAQPAVAIEKALEYLVEYVGFHYSMEVIMLLTDIVLEEDEQPEGDSQSFETGDSDAFREPLILSELFCRYIERCVRQNALSSSDSTILAEQLENRWKILGKCNTLSVDSLISKRRSVSFYIISVVKLFLLTKSLQSVHANIAVLHRGIHHCLEQLNSHWSTYSIQQLVCQVSV